The Flaviramulus sp. BrNp1-15 genome includes the window GAAGATGCTGGAAGAACAGACAACGAGTATTTAGCTCGCGTTTGTGAAGCCGTTATTAAAGCTGGAGCTACAGTTTTAAATATTCCAGACACTACTGGATACTGTTTACCACACGAATATGGTGCTAAAATAAAATACTTAAAAGAAAATGTAAGAGGTATTGATAAAGCTATTTTATCTTGTCATTGCCATAACGATTTAGGTTTAGCAACAGCAAACTCAATTGAAGGTGTTATAAATGGTGCACGTCAAATTGAGTGTACTATTAATGGTATTGGTGAACGTGCTGGAAATACAGCTTTAGAAGAAGTTGTTATGATTTTAAAACAACACCCTTACTTAAATTTAGATACAAGAATACAAACTGAAATGCTTTATGGCATCAGCCAGTTAGTATCCGATAGTATGGGTATTTACACACAACCTAACAAAGCAATTGTTGGCGCTAATGCATTTGCGCATAGTTCTGGAATTCATCAGGATGGAGTGATTAAAAATCGTGAAACTTACGAAATTATAGATCCTAAAGATGTTGGTGTTACAGAATCTGCTATTGTTTTAACTGCAAGAAGCGGTAGAGCAGCATTAGCATACAGAGCAAAAAATATTGGATACGAATTAACTAAACTTCAATTAGATGAAATCTACACAAACTTTTTAGATTTTGCTGATAAGAAAAAAGAAGTTGACGATAACGACATCCATCAAATTATAGAAAGT containing:
- a CDS encoding 2-isopropylmalate synthase → MSDNKVQIFDTTLRDGEQVPGCKLNTEQKLIIAEQLDSLGVDIIEAGFPVSSPGDFKSVEEISKIVKHATVCGLTRSVENDIKVAAEALKYAKIPRIHTGIGTSESHIKHKFKSNQEDVLERAVKAVSYAKSFVEDVEFYAEDAGRTDNEYLARVCEAVIKAGATVLNIPDTTGYCLPHEYGAKIKYLKENVRGIDKAILSCHCHNDLGLATANSIEGVINGARQIECTINGIGERAGNTALEEVVMILKQHPYLNLDTRIQTEMLYGISQLVSDSMGIYTQPNKAIVGANAFAHSSGIHQDGVIKNRETYEIIDPKDVGVTESAIVLTARSGRAALAYRAKNIGYELTKLQLDEIYTNFLDFADKKKEVDDNDIHQIIESSKVYKEITSA